In one Cervus elaphus chromosome 9, mCerEla1.1, whole genome shotgun sequence genomic region, the following are encoded:
- the LOC122700875 gene encoding olfactory receptor-like protein OLF4: MEPQNISEVSEFLLMEFSEAPELQPLVFGLFLSMYLITVFGNLLIILATISDSHLHTPMYFFLSNLSFVDICFTSTTVPKMLWNIQTQNKLITFEGCIIQMYFYILFASLDDFLLTVMAYDRFVAICHPLHYMVIMNPRLCSLLVLISWIVGVVYSLLQKLMVLRLSFCADFKIPHFFCELNQVLQLACSDTFLNDMVLYSAATLLGGGPFAGILYSYAKIVSCIRGISSAEGKYKAFSTCASHLSVVFLFYCSVLGVHLNPATPHSSSSGAAASVMYTVVTPMLNPFIYSLRNKDIKGALKRFYEILGRKGQLCWGR; this comes from the coding sequence ATGGAACCACAAAATATTTCAGAAGTTTCAGAATTTCTTCTCATGGAATTTTCAGAGGCACCTGAGCTGCAGCCCCTTGTATTTGGACTTTTTCTGTCCATGTACCTGATCACTGTGTTTGGAAATCTGCTTATCATCCTGGCCACCATCTCAGACTCCCACcttcacacccccatgtacttcttcctctccaacctgtccTTTGTAGACATCTGCTTCACTTCCACCACCGTACCAAAGATGCTGTGGAATATCCAGACACAGAACAAATTGATCACCTTTGAAGGCTGCATCATCCAGATGTACTTTTACATACTCTTTGCAAGTTTAGATGACTTTCTCCTgactgtgatggcctatgaccggttTGTGGCCATCTGTCACCCATTGCACTACATGGTCATCATGAACCCCCGACTCTGCAGTCTTCTGGTTCTGATATCTTGGATCGTGGGTGTCGTGTACTCCTTGTTACAGAAGTTAATGGTGTTGCGATTGTCCTTCTGTGCAGACTTCAAAATACCCCACTTTTTCTGTGAACTCAATCAAGTCTTACAACTTGCCTGTTCTGACACCTTTCTTAATGACATGGTATTGTATTCTGCAGCTACCTTGCTGGGTGGTGGTCCTTTTGCTGGGATACTTTACTCTTACGCTAAAATAGTTTCTTGCATACGTGGAATCTCATCAGCTGAGGGAAAGTATAAAGCATTTTCCACCTGTGCATCTCACCTCtcagttgtctttttattttattgttctgtCCTAGGAGTGCACCTTAACCCTGCCACTCCCCACAGTTCAAGTTCAGGTGCAGCAGCTTCAGTGATGTACACAGTGGTcacacccatgctgaacccctttATCTACAGTCTAAGGAATAAAGACATAAAGGGGGCTCTGAAGAGATTCTATGAAATATTAGGTAGAAAAGGCCAACTCTGCTGGGGGAGATGA